A genomic stretch from Thunnus maccoyii chromosome 19, fThuMac1.1, whole genome shotgun sequence includes:
- the ube2l3a gene encoding ubiquitin-conjugating enzyme E2 L3a produces the protein MTSTRRLGKELDDIRKSGMKHFRNIQVDEANILNWQGLIVPDCAPYDKGAFRIEIIFPAEYPFKPPKITFKTKIYHPNIDEKGQVCLPIISVENWKPATRTCQVIQCLIALVNIPQPEHPLRADLAEEYTKDRAKFMKNAEEFTKKHSEKRPVD, from the exons ATGACTTCGACCAGGAGACTAGGCAAG GAGCTCGATGACATCCGCAAATCTGGAATGAAGCATTTCCGCAACATTCAAGTGGATGAAGCAAATATTTTGAACTGGCAAGGGCTCATTGTTCCT GATTGTGCTCCATATGACAAAGGAGCGTTTAGGATTGAGATCATCTTCCCGGCGGAGTATCCCTTCAAGCCACCTAAGATCACTTTCAAGACAAAAATCTACCATCCCAACATCGACGAGAAGGGTCAGGTCTGCCTGCCCATCATAAGTGTGGAGAACTGGAAGCCAGCGACGAGAACTTGCCAAG TGATTCAGTGTCTCATCGCTCTGGTGAACATCCCTCAGCCCGAGCATCCGCTGAGGGCAGACCTGGCAGAGGAATACACCAAAGACCGCGCGAAATTCATGAAGAACGCCGAGGAGttcacaaagaaacacagtgAAAAGCGGCCTGTGGACTGA